A genomic region of Metopolophium dirhodum isolate CAU chromosome 1, ASM1992520v1, whole genome shotgun sequence contains the following coding sequences:
- the LOC132933937 gene encoding uncharacterized protein LOC132933937, whose product MLEKITTILAYVKRIDGKLDAMGCNLNTSYSRTSVENNFLSLFPMKTVESLEEIESKLILDSVFEEKLIDCVTQIGGTNIHNFTKRVYSRLFTNQLATSYSWTGFRNNNQLQHLRITKIIKDVCMKNFKGTEVEFEANVKNWFKNGSQRQSREKQ is encoded by the exons atgttggaaaaaattacaactatACTAGCATATGTCAAGAGAATTGATGGGAAACTTGATGCAATGGGATGCAACTTAAATACAAGTTATTCAAGAACGAGtgtggaaaataattttttaagtcttTTTCCTATGAAAACAGTTGAATCCCTAGAAGAAATTGAAAGTAAACTTATATTGGACTctgtatttgaagaaaaattg ATCGATTGTGTTACCCAAATTGGCGGAACAAACATTCATAATTTCACTAAAAGAGTCTATAGTAGACTTTTTACAAACCAATTGGCAACTTCATACTCGTGGACTGGGTTCAGAAATAACAATCAACTGCAACATCTAAGAATTACTAAAATCATAAAAG aTGTATGTATGAAGAACTTCAAAGGAACTGAAGTAGAATTTGAAGCAAATgttaaaaattggtttaaaaacGGAAGTCAACGTCAATCACGGGAAAagcaataa
- the LOC132943258 gene encoding uncharacterized protein LOC132943258: MAYLDLNAPLRTDDSFRGKKDEFYHKDVSPLEELPIDMSSAVVLEYMHNICLGVMKRLLVFWIKGKKPVRLENPEAISEELNNIKTFLPNEFNRLPRSLEECEYWKATEFRTFLIYTGPIVLKGRLKNSLYKHFMILSCAIRLLISPKTCYTYNNVAKMLIERFVSEYSTHYGEEYVSYNVHGLIHVADFVMMHGSLDTFSAFKYENYLQFLKKSCKNARFPLEDTYNRIMEHIDIDTSTIAPNYPILKNEINYDPLVNRSIDETYYKEIILNNYVLNSTNLKDNFVYIKDHGIVKVINIIQFSNGIIKIEAIKYNIFPMFQNPI, translated from the coding sequence ATGGCTTATTTAGATTTAAATGCTCCTCTAAGAACAGATGATTCATTTCGCGGAAAAAAAGATGAATTTTACCATAAAGATGTGAGTCCCCTAGAAGAATTGCCAATTGATATGTCATCTGCAGTTGTTTTAGAGTAcatgcacaatatttgtttagGTGTCATGAAAAGGTTGTTAGTATTTTGGATAAAAGGTAAAAAACCAGTACGCCTCGAAAATCCTGAAGCCATTTCtgaagaattaaataatattaagactttTTTACCAAATGAATTTAATCGTTTGCCAAGGTCTTTAGAAGAGTGTGAATATTGGAAAGCTACTGAGTTTAGAACTTTTCTCATTTACACAGGGCCAATAGTTCTAAAAGGAAGATTGAAAAACAGtctgtacaaacattttatgatattaagttGCGCAATCAGACTGTTAATTTCTCCTAAAACATGCTATACCTATAACAATGTTGCTAAAATGTTAATTGAACGTTTTGTTAGTGAATATTCTACACATTATGGAGAAGAATATGTAAGCTACAATGTACATGGCTTAATTCATGTTGCTGATTTTGTTATGATGCATGGGAGTTTAGATACATTTTCtgcatttaaatatgaaaactatttacagtttttaaaaaagagTTGTAAAAATGCTAGGTTTCCACTAGAAGACACCTATAATCGTATAATGGAACACATTGATATTGATACTTCCACAATTGCACCCAACTATCCAAttctaaaaaatgaaataaattatgaccCTCTAGTTAATAGATCAATTGATGAAACttactataaagaaattatctTAAACAACTATGTACTaaattcaacaaatttaaaagataattttgtttacataaAAGACCATGGCAtagtaaaagtaataaatatcattCAATTCTCAAAcggtataattaaaattgaagcaatcaaatataacatatttcctATGTTTCAAAATCCTATTTAA
- the LOC132937345 gene encoding E3 SUMO-protein ligase KIAA1586-like, producing MRQRLFDDSKDKTMLEDIQVIDGLFKVATNDTKGEDEVKRVSRTLGFSEFESVVDFRSRNVLSSFMKALNILPTSTADCERGFSDMNLTITDLRTRLNIENVSDLMFISINGPSVADFNPRPYIKIWLRDHRSAVSTPRGKERKEIDDENKMQKLFFNNLFN from the exons ATGCGTCAACGCTTATTTGATGACTCAAAAGATAAAACAATGCTAGAAGACATTCag gtaattgaTGGATTGTTCAAAGTAGCAACTAATGATACAAAGGGAGAAGATGAAGTTAAAAGAGTATCACGGACATTAGGTTTTTCTGAATTTGAAAGTGTAGTTGACTTCCGTTCAAGAAATGTTTTATCTAGTTTCATGAAAGCATTAAATATACTCCCAACTTCAACAGCTGATTGTGAACGAGGGTTTTCCGATATGAATTTGACAATAACTGATTTAAGGACTagattaaacattgaaaatgtgTCAGATTTGATGTTCATCTCTATCAATGGCCCTTCAGTTGCAGATTTTAATCCTAgaccttatattaaaatttggttAAGAGATCACCGTTCTGCCGTTTCCACTCCTAGAGGTAAAGAAAGAAAAGAAATAGACGACGAAAATAAGAtgcagaaattattttttaacaatttatttaattaa
- the LOC132943282 gene encoding zinc finger BED domain-containing protein 5-like encodes MGTPLVVRRRPKSGLGKMDKWLIRPSTGSIRNTNQESSDVSTSSNIGSNKWSSDAQKLSNESMKPSKLKRHLELKHPEYKEKHIDFFINRRRQLKSSKKNMTSMFSLSPQTENLVLASYEISKLIAETGYPHKIGEKLILPAMKIISSRICEKKQEKQVNLLALSNNTVKRRIVDMANNIEETIVGHLKSCYYFSLQVDESTDVSDNANLMCFVRYDLGNTSYKELLFCKSLPTRTTAEELFNLINRYIIENGIE; translated from the exons ATGGGAACACCTCTGGTTGTAAGGCGTAGACCAAAATCGGGCCTTGGTAAAA tggataagtggtTAATAAGACCAAGTACCGGTTCCATAAGAAACACCAACCAAGAGTCGAGTGATGTAAGTACAAGTTCTAATATTGGTTCTAATAAATGGTCGTCCGATGCGCAAA AACTTTCAAACGAGTCCATGAAGCCTTCGAAGTTGAAGAGGCATTTAGAATTGAAGCATCCTGAATACAAAGAAAAGCATATAGATTTTTTCATTAACAGGAGAAGACAAttaaaaagttccaaaaaaaatatgacttcaaTGTTTTCACTTAGTCCTCAAACTGAAAACCTTGTATTGGCTTCTtatgaaatatcaaaattaattgcTGAAACGGGTTATCCACACAAAAtcggtgaaaaattaatacttccggcaatgaaaataatttcatcTCGAATATGCGAAAAAAAACAGGAAAAACAAGTAAATTTGTTGGCGTTGTCGAATAACACGGTGAAGCGTAGAATTGTGGATATGGCAAATAACATTGAAGAAACAATAGTAGGCCACCTCAAatcgtgttattatttttctttacaaGTTGATGAAAGTACAGACGTGTCGGATAATGCTAATCTAATGTGTTTTGTAAGATATGATCTTGGAAATACTTCTTACAAAGagttattgttttgtaaatcgCTGCCAACAAGAACAACAGCagaagaattatttaatttaatcaatagatatattattgaGAATGgcattgaatga
- the LOC132943267 gene encoding uncharacterized protein LOC132943267, whose product MTGQQQEKWQQVADLIQRLGLVSSGQDEPRQPPSAGGHLQPGLGGPYNGHPAEVAATTTIIDTNTRQPHTVTDKATISSNNRHPRDTCPRNTCGAAPVPRPTGVIPSPTGRVRTEAQQARNRRKFQQLKEKRKARESEANQQRRLAKQPAPTSDPEAAGTSPANPTPMEVDKPASKDGKSEEPGQPTS is encoded by the exons ATGACCGGCCAACAGCAGGAAAAGTGGCAGCAGGTTGCCGACCTAATCCAACGGCTGGGGCTGGTATCCAGTGGCCAGGATGAGCCGCGACAGCCGcccag TGCGGGCGGCCATCTACAACCGGGGCTGGGCGGACCGTACAACGGACATCCAGCGGAGGTTGCGGCCACAACGACCATCATCGACACCAACACCCGGCAGCCACACACCGTCACTGACAAGGCCACCATCTCCAGCAACAACCGCCACCCCCGTGACACCTGCCCCCGTAACACCTGCGGAGCCGCACCGGTACCCAGACCAACGGGGGTAATCCCCAGCCCAACGGGAAGGGTGAGGACGGAGGCGCAGCAGGCACGGAACCGCCGGAAATTCCAGCAGCTGAAGGAAAAGAGGAAGGCCAGGGAAAGCGAGGCAAACCAACAACGTCGGCTTGCCAAGCAACCCGCGCCAACCTCAGACCCGGAAGCAGCCGGAACGTCTCCGGCCAACCCAACACCGATGGAGGTTGACAAACCGGCATCCAAGGACGGCAAGTCCGAGGAGCCGGGACAGCCCACCAGCTAG
- the LOC132943287 gene encoding uncharacterized protein LOC132943287 translates to MSHLQLPKNPEEWLKVAEDYDEKWNFPHCVGAIDGKHIVIQCPINSGSEFFNYKETFSIVLMALVDANYMFTYVDIGFQGRISDGGVFKNTSLWTTLEKNQLKLPLDTPLSNKNELVTYVFVGDNAFTLGTHMMKPYSGVFEKGNKKRVYNYRLSRARRVVENVFGILSSVFRVFR, encoded by the coding sequence ATGTCACATTTACAGTTACCAAAAAATCCTGAAGAATGGCTGAAGGTTGCAGAAGACTATGATGAGAAATGGAACTTCCCACATTGCGTAGGAGCAATCGACGGGAAACATATAGTCATTCAATGCCCGATAAATAGTGGATCAGAGTTCTTTAATTATAAGGAAACTTTTAGCATTGTGTTAATGGCGTTAGTTGATGCCAACTACATGTTCACCTATGTAGATATCGGTTTTCAGGGTAGGATAAGTGATGGtggtgtatttaaaaatacatcacTATGGACCacattagaaaaaaatcaacttaaGCTGCCATTAGATACACCACTTTCAAACAAAAATGAGTTAGTAACCTATGTATTCGTAGGAGATAATGCATTTACATTGGGAACTCATATGATGAAGCCATACTCTGGAGTTTTTGAAAAGGGTAACAAAAAACGTGTATACAACTATCGGCTGTCAAGAGCACGTCGTGTAGTAGAGAATGTATTTGGCATTTTATCCTCAGTGTTTAGAGTATTCAGATAA
- the LOC132943273 gene encoding zinc finger BED domain-containing protein 5-like — protein MSSDGARAMSGIRTGLFPRVKAVAPECVWVHCSIHREALVVKKMPLSLTETMQECVKFINFIKSRPLNSRIFSALCKEMGSDHEHLLLHCEVRWLSRGNVLKRLIELKEEVSVFLEQNPPTSKDAIFEFKDRFHDANWLVKVAYICDVFDFLNNLNLALQGENVTIFKVQEKVEAATKKLNLWSRRIKTGNYEAFTMLTAFQKENNISFMPHDISALIQEHLQGLETNLKEYFPPINSNKEWIRNPFSINIETTFSDLNVESLIELSCDTALKDI, from the coding sequence ATGAGTAGCGATGGAGCACGTGCAATGTCAGGTATTCGTACTGGACTTTTTCCAAGAGTAAAAGCTGTAGCGCCGGAATGTGTATGGGTTCATTGTAGTATTCACAGAGAGGCATTAGTGGTCAAAAAAATGCCATTGTCTTTAACTGAAACGATGCAAGAGTgtgtaaaatttataaattttattaaatctcGTCCACTAAACTCGAGAATATTTTCTGCTTTGTGCAAAGAAATGGGGAGTGATCATGAACATCTTCTTTTACACTGTGAGGTGCGATGGCTATCGAGAGGGAATGTCTTGAAAAGACTAATCGAATTGAAGGAAGAAGTTTCGGTATTCTTAGAACAAAATCCTCCAACATCTAAAGAtgcaatatttgaatttaaagacAGATTTCATGATGCTAATTGGTTAGTTAAGGTAGCCTACATTTGTGATgtgtttgattttttgaataatttaaatttggcaCTTCAAGGTGAAAATGTGACAATATTTAAAGTGCAGGAGAAGGTGGAAGCTGCaacaaaaaaacttaatttgtggTCACGTCGCATAAAAACAGGAAATTACGAGGCTTTTACAATGCTGACAGCATTTCAAAAAGAGAATAACATAAGTTTCATGCCACACGATATATCAGCTCTTATTCAGGAACATTTGCAAGGACTGGAAACTAATCTAAAAGAATATTTTCCTCCAATTAACAGTAACAAAGAATGGATAAGAAACCCATTTTCAATCAATATTGAAACAACTTTTTCGGACTTAAATGTTGAATCATTAATTGAACTCTCGTGTGACACGGCACTCAAAGACATATAA